The window GCACCACCCTGGCCCCCTTAAGCGTCATCGGCTCCTGGCATCCCTCACCGGCGAAGATCTCCAGGCGAGTGATGGCATCTTCCTCGACGGGCAACTTCCAGCTGGTGGTCTGCGTGTCACCGCGCCCCTTCACGAGCACACGAACATCATCAAGGGCTGTCGCGACGGTGCCCTCTCCCTCTTCGCGCTCCAGACGCACGCGAGGACCACAGCCTGGCTCGGCCTCAACCTCCAGCTGAAGATGTGCGTCCTGATGCGCCCACACAAGCCACGAGAGGCCCTGCCCTGCGTCCAGAGCCACCTCGCCCTGCCCCAGGATATGTTGATGAGGCTCGATGGCACGAGGCGATGCGTCGTTCTCAAGCGCCGCCGGCTCCTCTGCTGCCCCCGGGTCGGCAACCGCGGCACCTTTTGCATGTTCCATCGGGTCGCTCTCGGCTCCCGCGCCCGACTCACGCTCAGATTTCACAGCAGCCTCAGCAACGTCGCCCTCCTCGGCCTGGACCTCGGGCGGGAGCGCGTCACCCAGGCGTGCCCATGCCAATCCCCCGCCGGAGAGTTGTCCGTCGACGCGCCCCATGTTGGAGAAGCTCAAGACGATGGCGTTATCTGCACGCACCGGCGCGCCCTTCAGGGGCAAGCGCAGGGTCTGCCATCCCTCCGTCAACGCCACCTGCTCCAGACGATGACCGTTGATGGTGATCTGCAGGTCATTATGCCCTCGGGCCGGGCTGAAGACGCGCAGCGCGAGTTCCTCAACCTCCCCCGTCGCTGCCGGGAGCCAGATACGCGCCTCCCGTCCTTTGGTCGCTGAAACCACCCCGCCGTCGACCTCCGCCCCCACGATCCACTCCCGCCCGTGGTTGCCGTGAATATAGCGCATGAAGTCCGGCTCACGGGCATCAACCCAGTAGGCGCGAGCGTCCGCTCTGTTGCTCACGCGGTGCGCCAGCGGTCGGTTCTGCAGAAGGTCAAAGGAGGTGAAATGCTCGCCATCCAGCCGGGGCAGCGGCGGGTCGAGTTCGGGAGCGCCGCTCACCGGCACGATCGAAGGATCAGCAACGCGCTCCAGGTTCTGGCGGACCTCGGAGGCCTGCTCCGGGGAACGGCTGCTGCAGGCCAGCGGAGCGCCGGCGACAAACACAAGGGTGGCGAACGCAAGCCCGTGGGGCCACTTCATCGATGTCATGATCGGATCTTTTGAGAGGAAGGGGCGCGCGGCGCCGCATCGCGCCGCGCGCAGAGACCTTAGTTTTGAAGCGTGGTGCGGTTAAAGCTGGTGGTTACCAGACCGGCGCGCCGAAGCCCCACGCCGCTGGAGCGCACCAGGTCATCGATCGTAACCGTGGTGCGAATTGCGTCGACGAGGATGGTGCCGTTGACGAATAGGTCCTCACGGCCCTGGGACGGCTGGGGCACCCGGACGCTGTGGCTGAACTGACCATTGCTGCCCTCGGCGCCCATCGACCATACATCCCAGCTTCGCTCCTCGCCGACCATCCGCACCCGGTAGATCGGACCGGCATCGGCATCGATCGCAATGGTGCGCTGGCCACGGTTCGCGCTGAGTTCCGACGCTCCCGGGAAGGTTCCCAGACGCGTGGAGGTGTTGAGGGTCTGACCGTTCCAAAGCGCGGCAGAAAAATCGGTGGCCAGCGCATCTCCCTCAGCGCTGAACGCCAGCGCGAGCAAGGCGTAGCGCCCGCCCACCGTCGCACCATAGGGAGGCGCCATAAAGAGCGTGCGTGCATCGGGTCGGCCGTCACCATCGTCGTCGGCGGTAGCGCTGATGCCCATAGGTACAAACCCCGGACCTTCGAGTTGCACGCCACCGACGAGCACCGCCAGCGAGGCGGCTTCATCGCCGAGCTGCGGGAAGTTGGAGATCTCCACCGCCGTCGAGAGACGCTGACGCACCGAGGGTACCAGATCTTCTTCGGGGAAATTGTTGTAATCCGGCAGCCACTCGGCGGTATCTCCGTTGCCGTTGATATCGGAGAGGTCCAGCGCGCGCGGAAGCGCCTCCAGCACCATCGGCTGCTGGTCATGATCAAAGCGACTGAAGAGTGGCAGAAGCGTCCCGATAGCCGCGTTGACGTTATCCGGCGGCGAGGAGAAGAGCCCGATGAGGTCGTTGGCAGGCACCTGACCGGCAAGGCCCCAGGCAAGGCGCGCCCCGCCGGCCGACTGCACATAATAGGTCTGCTTGCCCTCAATCTGCAGCGCGAAGATGCTGCCGTAGGCGATCACCCCGCCGGGCAGCGGCACCTGGGCACCTCCGAGTCCGGGGATCGAGAAGTCGGTCACAAAGGAGTCACCCAGCAACCGTGTCAGGTCGAGGTCCAGAAGGTCGCCGGCGATGCTCGCTCCGGCCAGGCCCAGGTTGATATCCCCCGAGGTGTTGAGCTGGCTCAGGTCAAACGACCCCGTAAGCCCGGCAGCAGGACCGTTCCCCGAGCGCGGTGAGACTGGAAGACGCACATCGCGCGCCTGAACGCCCTGCACCGTCAGGTAGTTGTAGTTCGTATGGAAGACCGAGACGGTGTAGGCGCCTTCGACCCGCTCAAAAGTGGCAAGACCGCCGGCATCCGTCGTCGCGACCTGGTCGCCAAGCTCCACGCGCGCACCGAGGATCGGCCGGCCGGTCTCCATATCCTGGGCCACCACGCGGATAACATCGACGGGCACCAGACCGCTGTTGCTAAATTCAGCCGTACCGTCGCATTGGATCGGGTCGCCGGTGGCCAGCGTCGCGCTAATTTGCGTGGTGCCGGCGGTGGTCCCGCCCACAAGATCTCGGCCGTCAATCGAGGCGACCGCGGGCGTGCTGGAGCTCCACATAAAGTCGGCCGCGACACCGTTGCCCTCCTCGTCAAACGCGAACGCCTCAAGCCTTACGCGCTCATTCGGTGCGATGAGCCCGCCCTCGGTAATGACCACGCAGGAGAAGGTCAGCGGCGGATCGATGCACTGCCCGTTGTCGCAGAGTTGCCCCTCCTCGCAGGTATCATTGCCACGGCAGAGGCGCTCCTGACAGAAACCGCCGACACACTCGGCACGCTCCCCGCATTCGGCGTCGGAGGAGCACTCCGGGGTAAACTGACACACGCCGGCGATGCACTGCTCCTGATCGCCACAGTCGTCGTCGAAGGTGCAATCGGGGCGCTCCACACAACTCTGCTCCACGCACACCTCGGAGGGGCGACACTGCGCGTCGCTCTCGCACTCCGGCCCGGCCACACACTCGCCAGCCTGACAGACCTGGGTATCAGCGCACTCCGCGTCGACTTCACAGCCGCGACATTGACCCGCGTCGCAGACAAACCCGTCACACTGCGCATCGCTCTCGCAGACCTCCGCCACGCAGCGGCAACCCAGCTGCACCTGCCCCTCCTCACAGGTCACCGGGCACGGCTGCGCCACGCATTCGCCAAGCTCCGTGTTGCAGACCGACTGCTCGCAGGCATCCCCCGCGCTCTCGCACTGGCCGCTGCCGCAGTCGAGATCATCCTCACAGCGGAGCGGCTCTACATCCGGCGTATCGCCATCCGGGACATCCGCGTCGGGGATATCCTCATGTACACACACCTGCCCGACACACTGACCGCCCTCCGGGCATTGATCATCGCTTTCGCAGCGCTGACCGACTTCAGTGCGACCGCAGGCCGCCGCCATCACACAGAGGGCAGCGATCAACGCGGCGCGCGTCTTCGACGAAAAGGTTGGCAAAGGCAGGGATGTCATGGTCATGAGCCTGGGATCATCAGTTCAAGTTGGGCGAATGCGCCTGAGTGTAATGAAGTTCGCCGACGCGATCCAAACTGAGCGCAGGCCGGTTGGTGATCAGCCCTCAAAACGAAAACGCTTGCTACGCGCGAGCTGACGCTCGCGGCGCAGCGCATAACGCGCGATGGCATGTCGATGCGGCTGAGAAATGGCGCGAAACACAAAGGCTGTACCGCTGCGCTCGCCATCCTCATCAACCCGAACCACCTCGCCCAACGCGAGAATCTCCGGGCTGTGCAGGCTGGGGATCTGAACTCGAACCTCCGCCAGATCACCCAGCGACCAGATCGGGTCCTCATCACCCGCAGCCAGCCACATGCCCTGGTCGTTGAGTTCCACCCAGCGGGAGTTGAGTCCGGCCTCATTATGGGACTCAATAAGGCGCTGCAACTCGGTGATCTGCTGACGCATGGCGCGTAGTTCGTTGAGAGCAAAGACCATCTCCCGAGAGAGGTCATCGGCGTGATCGCGCCAGTCGAGCGCATCGTGCATCACCCCGTCGCTTTCCAGAACCGCCGCATCGAGGATGCGCGCCTCCAAAGCCTCGACATCAGCGGCGGCTACCGTGGTCACCTGACAGGGCAAAAGACTACGCACACGCACAGAACTGCGACGCTCCGCGCCGGTTTTTTCGCTCATCATATCATCCCTCGGGTACCGGAATGCCGCCTCATGGGTCGACTCCCGCAAAAAGGCGGCGTCATTGCGGGCACTTGCGCCACCCAGACTACACCAGCCTACAGCTCGGGCAACTTGTTCTGCTGCGTCGACTCAGGGGCGAAACGTCAACGAGGCCACGTCATCGCTGCGTACACGCACGCGCCGGGTCTCCGAGTAGCGTTTTAACGTCGTGAAATAGACACGCACATCGTACTGCCCCGGTGCAAGCGCGTGGCCATTGAGACGCGGGCTGCTGGCCACCAACGCCCCGTCGATGTAGATGCGCGCCTCGTCGGCCCCCTCTACGCGTACGTTAAGCCTGCCGGAGCCCGCCTCCGCCGGCGCACCGCCGAGCTCCCAGATATCAAGTGCCTCGGCAGAAGCGCGCTCCTCGGCGGTCGTCGCCGACGCCTGGGAGGCGCGACGCCGCTGCGGGGCCCGGCGTTCCCTTCGAGGGGCAGACGCGCTGGCCGCCTTCGGAGCGGGCTTCTCCGGGAGATCAAAGCTCAGATGGACATCGCGCACCCGGGGGTCGTCTTCCCCCCAGACGATCTCGTGTTGCTGCGCTTCGGCCCCCTCAAGTTCCGCGTAGACTTTATGCTCTTCGTCGCGAGCAAGCCCCATTGCCGTGACCGGTGACGTCCCCAGAAGATCGCCATTCACGTAGACACTGGCCCCCGGCGGCGAGGTCGTGATCTTTAAAATGCCCCCCAACGCCTCGAGCTGAACGACCACCGGGTGCATCCCGACTTCGGCCACCAGGTTAAGTTCGCTGACATCGTAGCCATCGCGCTCGAAACGCAGCGCATAGCCACGTCCCACGCGCAAGTCGCTCAACGTCGTTGGCGTTGCCCCGACAAACGCATCATCGAGGTAGACGCGAGCGTTGGCCGGCTCGGTTGACACCATCAAGTCGGTGTGCGTCGCCGCCGCCGGCGCGCTCGCCACGGCGAGCTCGGCATCGGACCGCTCGCCGGAACCTCCCATAAGCATCACGCCGGCCACACCCACCACACCGATCGCCAGCAGCGCGAGTGCCGCCCCCACAAGATGCGGCCGTGTGCGAACCATATGATCGATGCGAGCCTTCAGCGGTGCCGGAGCTGTGGCCCGGGGTTGAGTCCCGTGGACGCTCTCGCGCTGCGATGCCTTGTGGGCAGGCTGCGCAGCGAGAGAAGCCTCACTGAGCGAAGGGCCAAAGCCCACCTGGGCCTTCTGGCGTTTCTCAACCGCCTGGGAGGCCGCCGTGGGCACTGCCGCAGAGTCCGCAAGAAGATGGGCCGGCGGACGCGCCTCGCGGGTCATCACATCGTCGGGATGCACCACCGCCTGCGCTCCGGAACGAAGCGCCGGGCGATCTTCGGTCGTCTCTCCCCCGTCGTGCTCGCCCCAGTCCACCATGGCGGTGGCCGCATCGGCCTCCAGATCATCATGCTCATCCTCACGCATAAAGATCTGGGTGTGGGCGTCTTCGGCAAACCCGCCATCATCGTCGAGACCGGCGGCACGAGCATCAAAGATCACGCTGTTCTGACTGGCTTCAAACTCCCCACGCTGCATCGCCTCAAAGCCCGCTGCACGGGTCTCCTCGGGAAGATGCGCGTCGAGGTAGGCGCGCACAAACTCCGCCATCTCCATCCGGCCCATCGCGTTAAGCTCGCGACGGGCGACTTCGGCCAGATCTCGCCGAAGCTCCAGCGCCGAGCTGTAGCGCAGCTCCGGATTGCGCATCAACGCGCGGCGCATCACCGCGACGAGCCCCGGCGAAAGGTCCGGAACCACCTCTTCGATTGGAGGAAAGTCGGCCTGGCGCACCGCACGCAACAACTCGCCATCGGGAACCCGATCAAAGGGATGTTCCCCGCTGAGCACTTCGTAGAGCACCATTCCCAGAGCATAAACGTCGGTGCGACCGTCAATATGATGGCCCAGCGCCTGCTCGGGGCTCATGTAGTAGAACTTGCCCTTGATGATGCCCGCCTGCGTCTGCTCGGCGCGCATACGCGCTTTGGCGATGCCAAAATCAACGAGCTTGACCTCCCCGTCGACGCTGAGCATCACGTTCTGCGGTGAGACATCGCGGTGGACCAACTCCAGCGGTTTGCGATCGGCCCCGAGCTTCGTATGCGCGTAGTGCAACGCCTCGGCCACCTCCATCGCCACATACACCGCCACTTCTGTGGGAAGCTGGCGATGTTGGCGCTGCACCCGCTCGGAGAGTTCGTGCAGATCAAGCCCCTCGATAAACTCCATGGCGATGTAGTACTGCCCGCTGACAACTCCCAGATCAAAGATCTGACCGATGTTGGCGTGGTTGAGCTGCACCACGAGCTTGGCCTCGTCGATCAGCATCGAGGCAAACTCGCTGTCTTCGGAGAACTGCCGGTGCAAACGCTTGATCGCCAACACCTTGGCAAAGCCGTCAACCCCATCGGTGCGGGCTTTAAAGATCTCGGCCATGCCTCCTACAGCGATACGCTGAAGCAGGGTGTACTTGCCAAATTTCTCACCGGTTTCTATCATGGCGACTTCGAATTCAGGGCCAGGGAACGGGCCGCCATTGTGGCGTATTTCGGTCCTCAAGACCACCCGTTTCCTTACCCCTGCTGCTGAAAAGGTTGGCCCCTGGCCTCCCGCTTCAGCCCTCTCGACCATTTTCCCGTCGCGGCTATCTGATCCTTCGTAGAAGGTCGCGCCTCCTTGCAGCCCGTGTCGAGGCCTCATGGCGCCCAACGATTCCTATCCCGCACAGTTTCAGCCCACCAAGATCGCGTACATCAACGGCGATCCGAAGACTGTGCACATCCGCCGTGCCCAGCTGATCATCAACCCTGGCGCCGAGAACCAGCGCGAAGTGATCTTCGACCAGAACGTCATCAAAATTGGCGCACTCGAAGACAACGACGTGGTCCTCGACGACGAAACGGTCAGCCGCAACCACTGCCGCATCGTTCAGGAAGACGACCACTACGTGGTCATCGACCAGGGCTCCACCAACGGCACGCACATCAACGGGGTGCGCATCCGCGAGGCGTTTCTCTCGCCCAACGTGATCCTCTGTGTAGGCAACACCAACATCCGTTTTCGCCCGATCGACGAGCAGGTCGCGGTCGAGCCCTCACGCACCGAGCGTCTGGGCAACATCGTGGGCCGCTCTGTGAAGATGCGCGAGATCTTCGACATCCTCTCCAAGATCGCCCCGACCGCCGCTACCGTGGTCATCGAAGGCGAGACCGGCACGGGCAAAGAAGTCGTCGCGCAGACGATCCACCAGATGAGCCCGCGCAAAGACAAACCCTTCATCGTTTTCGATTGCGGTGCCGTGCCCGAGAGCCTCATTGAGAGCGAGCTCTTCGGCCACGAAAAAGGCAGCTTCACCGGCGCGATCATGACCCGCAAAGGCCTCTTTGAGATGGCCCAGGGCGGTACGATCTTCCTCGATGAGTTGGGCGAGCTCTCCATCGACCTCCAGCCGAAGCTCCTGCGCGTGTTGGAGCAGCGAGAGGTGCGCCGGGTGGGCTCCAACAAACCCATTCCCATCAACGTACGCGTCGTCGCTGCGACCAACCGCTCTCTGGAAGACGAGGTCAAAGAGGGACGCTTCCGCGAAGACCTCTTCTACCGCTTAAGCGTGGTACGCCTCTTCTTGCCCGCGCTGCGCGAGCGCGTCGAAGATATTCCTCTGCTGGTCGAGCACTTCCTCAAGCACCTCGACTGCAACCTGGACTTCGATGGCGAACGCCGCCTTCAGAGCGTGCAACCTGAGGCGCTGGCCGCGCTGATGGCCTATGAATGGCCGGGCAATGTGCGCGAGCTTGCTAACGCGATTGAGCGGGCCTGCTCCTTTGCGGAGACCGACATGCTGCAGCTGGCCGATCTTCCCGACTACATCGCCGGGCAGCGACCACGCAACGTCGACTCCGGCCCCCTTGATGAAGATGATCAGTGGAGTGAGATCCCGGCCAAAGCCGAGCTCAAGGAGCAACCCTTTAAAGAGGCCAAAGAGCAGTGGATCTCCTCGTTTGAGCGCGACTATATCGCCGAGCTCCTCTCCCGCCACGGCGGCAACATCAGCCAGGCCGCCCGCGAGGCTGATATCGACCGCAAGTACTTCCGTAAGCTGATGACGAAGTACGGGATCGTGGCCGACGAGATCATCTAGGCCCGCCCCGCCAGAAGTGCTTAGCCTCAGGGCTCAAAGCGAAGATCGCGCCGGAACCCGGTCCCCTCACCGGCGCGAACTTCGATGTTGAAGTCCACCTGGCGATCCCCTCGCCGAAAGCTCAGCGTGCGCTGACCGGCGGCCACCGGAATCCGCGTGTCGCCCTCAATCGGAGTGACAAGACCGGTGTTGATGTCATCGATGAAGACACCCCACCAGTCTTCACCGGTGCTCACGCTGAGCCAGCCGTAGTCATCGGGGCTGCGCACAGGAAGTTCGTGCACCGCGTCACTTTCGACGCGCCCCAGCCCGAGTTCGGGAAAGCCGATCGCGCTCTTAAAGGTTCCGAGCTCCAGGGTATACACCTGCTGCGGGCGCAGATCCGTGAGCACGACCGGTGGCGGACCGTAGGAGCGCTCATTAAGCATCACCTCGTGGGCGCTCTCTCCCGCAATGAGAAGGCGGTCGGAGGGCTCCAGGGCGATCGCGACGGAGTTATCCACCCCCAGTTCCGCATGAATAAAACGGCTAAAGGGCCTGTGATCAGGAGCCAACGCCTCGACGAGGTGACGCCCGCGAGGCAGCCCCAGAAGCGCGTCGGAGCGCTCGCGCACGCTGACCTCTTGCGTGTTCACGAAGACGCGTAATCCCTCAACCTGGGGCCAGCTCAACTGAACTTCAACATCGGCAGCCAGATCGGCACGAATCTCCGCGTGCTCTTCGGCTCGGATCTGAATCGACTGCACCAGGGGCTCGTAGTCCGGGTGTCGCAGCTCAACAGCATAGGTTCCCGGGGCCAGATCGGTGATGATCGCGGGCGAGCCCTGGGCGCGCTCTACCCCGTCGATCCACACGCTGACTCCCTGAGCCGGCGCGGCCTGGACGTTAAGCGTCGCAGCGGGCGGCGCGACCGGCTCCGGCGGCTTGCGCATCATCAAATAGAGCGCGGCGGTCCCCAGCAGTGCGACCGCCAGCACCGTCACAAACGCGGCAATGATGCGTCGACGGGTGCCCGCGTCGAGTCCAGCGGGAGGGCTCTCGGGAGCGGCTGCTGCCAGCGAAGGCGTCTCACGGGTGCCGGTATTCTGAATCAGGGCCAGCGCACGTTGCGGATTGGCCACACCGGTCACGTCGGTCGCCTCCGCGTCAAACATCGCGCGCAGCGCGGGGCGCGGGGAGGCTGCCGTGTGTCGCCCTGTCGGCTCAGCGGACAGAACCTCGTCGAGACGCGCCTCCACCTCATCGCGCGTCTCGTCGATGGTGTCCGGAGCGTCGGCCCACGCCTCATAGTCGGAGAGCTCCAGCCCGCCAGCCTGCACCACGGTGTGGTTGGCCACAAAAGCATCGAGATCCACGCCCTCGTCGGGGGCCTCATCCACATCCCAGATCTGAGTGGCTTCTTCGAGTTCGACGTCGCCATCGTTGCCGCCCGGGCCGTAACTCTGCGAGAAGAGCTGACGCACGTCGTCGGCGGTGTTGATGCGGCGGAAGTGCTCGCGCTTCTGCTTCTCGGCGTCGTACTCCTCGACAAAGGCGCTGCGCATCCAGGTGGTCAGCTGAGAGCGATGGTAGGGAGGCTTTTGCCGGGTGAGGTAGGCCTTTAAGTCGGCGGCCATCTCACCGGCCCACTGGTAGCGATCTTCGCGATCGGCGGCCAGCGCTCGCATCACGATGGCTTCGACCTGCTCCGGCACTCCGGGGTTGAAAAGACGCGGCGACTCGATCTGCGGATCGCGAATCAGCCGCATCGTCTCAATCTGGCTCTCACCGCGGAAGAGACGCTGGTTGGTGAGCAGCTCCCAGAAGAGCGTCCCCATGGCGAAGATGTCACTGCGATGGTCGATATCATAGCCCCGCACCTGATCGGGGCTCATGTAGCCAAACTTCCCCTTGAGCACGCCCACCTGGGTGCGGGTCGACTGCGAGGCGGCCTTGGCGATGCCGAAATCGATGACCTTGACCTGCCCATCCCAGCTCACCAGCACGTTCTGAGGGCTGATATCGCGGTGAATGATGTTGAGCGGGTTGCCATTCTCATCGGTCTTGCGGTGGACGTAGTCCATGCCGCAGGCGATCTCATGGAGGATATGGCAGGCCATATCCACCGAGAGGATCGTGTTCTGGCGTCGCACCAACTTCTGCAGGGCGAGCAGATCCTGGCCGGCCACAAACTCCATGAGGATGTAGAAGCTCGACTGAAACTTCCCGAGCTCGAAATTCTGCACCACGTTGGGGTGACGCAGCTGCACGGTAAGCCGGGCTTCATCGATGAACATCCGAATGAAGTCTTCGTCTTCAGCCAGGTGCGGCAAGATGCGCTTAAGCGCAAAGTAGCGGTTGGGATCCGGGGCTCCCAGGGGCTTGGCCCTGAAGACCTCCGCCATGCCGCCGACGCTGACACGCTCCAGGAGCGTATATTTCCCAAAAAGAAGGGGTCGTTCCAAAGCGAGGACCTGCGCGCGGCGTAGCAACTTCCGGGGTGGTCGGCCCGCAAGACTCGCGGGCACTGAGGAGAGGTTCGACATCCGATCCATGCGTGTGAAATTCACAGCGCGATCGGTGCCGGAGTATAAGGAGGGGGCTTGCAAAGCGTCAATCACAGCATTTACCCCGGCGGCGCTGGACAACACCAGGACCGGGGTGCAGGTTTGGGCGCGATGAGCCTTTGGATCCCGTAAGCGCGCCTGCGGCCGGGGTCCCTGCCCCTTCTTCAGCACAGAGAGCGACGTATGAGCAGTCCGGATATCTCCGATCGAAAACGCGACCATATCGAACTTTGCGCCGACCAGGACGTGGAGGCACGCATCAAGACCAACCTGCTCGACGCGGTGGAGCTCTTTCATGATTCGCTGCCGGAGCTCGATGTGGACGCTCTCGATCTGAGTGTGGAGTTTGCGGGCAAACGCTTAAACGCGCCGCTTTTGATCACCGGAATGACGGGCGGAGCGCCGGAGGCCGAACGCATCAACAAAGAGCTCGCGCTGGTTGCCCAGGAGCTGGGACTTGCCTTCGGAGTGGGAAGTCAGCGCGCAATGGCCAAAAACCCCGAGCTCACGGCGACGTATCAGGTACGCGATATCGCGCCGGACATCTGCCTTTTAGGTAACATCGGCGCGGTGCAGGCCGCCGAGATGAGCACCGCGCAGGCCGAAGATCTGGTGGGCGCCATCGGCGCAGACGCCCTCTGCGTGCACCTCAACCCCGGGCAGGAATTGATTCAGCCCGAGGGCGACCGTGACTTTCGCGGCTGCATCGACGCCATCGCCCGCCTCGTCGAAGAGCTCTCCGTGCCGATCATCGCCAAAGAGACCGGCTGCGGGCTCTCGCCGCGGACGCTCGACCGCCTTCTGAAGATCGGCGTTAGTCACGTCGACACCTCCGGCGCCGGGGGCACCACCTGGATCGGGGTCGAGGCGATGCGTGCGCCGACCGATCAGCAGAGCCTCGGTGAACTCTACTGGGATTGGGGTGTGCCAACGGCCGCCTCCATCGTGTACGCGAAACGCCGCGGAATGCATGTCATCGGCTCGGGCGGGCTACGCTCCGGTTATGACGCGGCCCGCGCCATCGCCCTGGGAGCGGACATCGCGGGCATGGCACTCCCCTGGCTTCGCGCGTGCTATAACGAAGGTGCTCCCGGCGCTCGCGCCTTCGGCGCTCGCTGCCTCACCGCACTTCGCACGGCCATGGCACTTACCGGCTCGTCCAACGTGGACGAACTTCGCCAGGCCCCGAAGATGATCGGCCCGCGCCTGGAGCGCTGGCTTGCGGCCGACCCGCTGCGCTGAACACAGCGAGCCGACCTCATACCTCCAGGCTTCCTCAGACCGGATCGTTTTCCCCGGATTCGGTCGTCCCGTCTTCGGGCGACGGCTCCTCCTCTCGTTG of the Lujinxingia sediminis genome contains:
- a CDS encoding Ig-like domain-containing protein → MTMTSLPLPTFSSKTRAALIAALCVMAAACGRTEVGQRCESDDQCPEGGQCVGQVCVHEDIPDADVPDGDTPDVEPLRCEDDLDCGSGQCESAGDACEQSVCNTELGECVAQPCPVTCEEGQVQLGCRCVAEVCESDAQCDGFVCDAGQCRGCEVDAECADTQVCQAGECVAGPECESDAQCRPSEVCVEQSCVERPDCTFDDDCGDQEQCIAGVCQFTPECSSDAECGERAECVGGFCQERLCRGNDTCEEGQLCDNGQCIDPPLTFSCVVITEGGLIAPNERVRLEAFAFDEEGNGVAADFMWSSSTPAVASIDGRDLVGGTTAGTTQISATLATGDPIQCDGTAEFSNSGLVPVDVIRVVAQDMETGRPILGARVELGDQVATTDAGGLATFERVEGAYTVSVFHTNYNYLTVQGVQARDVRLPVSPRSGNGPAAGLTGSFDLSQLNTSGDINLGLAGASIAGDLLDLDLTRLLGDSFVTDFSIPGLGGAQVPLPGGVIAYGSIFALQIEGKQTYYVQSAGGARLAWGLAGQVPANDLIGLFSSPPDNVNAAIGTLLPLFSRFDHDQQPMVLEALPRALDLSDINGNGDTAEWLPDYNNFPEEDLVPSVRQRLSTAVEISNFPQLGDEAASLAVLVGGVQLEGPGFVPMGISATADDDGDGRPDARTLFMAPPYGATVGGRYALLALAFSAEGDALATDFSAALWNGQTLNTSTRLGTFPGASELSANRGQRTIAIDADAGPIYRVRMVGEERSWDVWSMGAEGSNGQFSHSVRVPQPSQGREDLFVNGTILVDAIRTTVTIDDLVRSSGVGLRRAGLVTTSFNRTTLQN
- a CDS encoding serine/threonine-protein kinase, which encodes MIETGEKFGKYTLLQRIAVGGMAEIFKARTDGVDGFAKVLAIKRLHRQFSEDSEFASMLIDEAKLVVQLNHANIGQIFDLGVVSGQYYIAMEFIEGLDLHELSERVQRQHRQLPTEVAVYVAMEVAEALHYAHTKLGADRKPLELVHRDVSPQNVMLSVDGEVKLVDFGIAKARMRAEQTQAGIIKGKFYYMSPEQALGHHIDGRTDVYALGMVLYEVLSGEHPFDRVPDGELLRAVRQADFPPIEEVVPDLSPGLVAVMRRALMRNPELRYSSALELRRDLAEVARRELNAMGRMEMAEFVRAYLDAHLPEETRAAGFEAMQRGEFEASQNSVIFDARAAGLDDDGGFAEDAHTQIFMREDEHDDLEADAATAMVDWGEHDGGETTEDRPALRSGAQAVVHPDDVMTREARPPAHLLADSAAVPTAASQAVEKRQKAQVGFGPSLSEASLAAQPAHKASQRESVHGTQPRATAPAPLKARIDHMVRTRPHLVGAALALLAIGVVGVAGVMLMGGSGERSDAELAVASAPAAATHTDLMVSTEPANARVYLDDAFVGATPTTLSDLRVGRGYALRFERDGYDVSELNLVAEVGMHPVVVQLEALGGILKITTSPPGASVYVNGDLLGTSPVTAMGLARDEEHKVYAELEGAEAQQHEIVWGEDDPRVRDVHLSFDLPEKPAPKAASASAPRRERRAPQRRRASQASATTAEERASAEALDIWELGGAPAEAGSGRLNVRVEGADEARIYIDGALVASSPRLNGHALAPGQYDVRVYFTTLKRYSETRRVRVRSDDVASLTFRP
- a CDS encoding sigma 54-interacting transcriptional regulator, whose amino-acid sequence is MAPNDSYPAQFQPTKIAYINGDPKTVHIRRAQLIINPGAENQREVIFDQNVIKIGALEDNDVVLDDETVSRNHCRIVQEDDHYVVIDQGSTNGTHINGVRIREAFLSPNVILCVGNTNIRFRPIDEQVAVEPSRTERLGNIVGRSVKMREIFDILSKIAPTAATVVIEGETGTGKEVVAQTIHQMSPRKDKPFIVFDCGAVPESLIESELFGHEKGSFTGAIMTRKGLFEMAQGGTIFLDELGELSIDLQPKLLRVLEQREVRRVGSNKPIPINVRVVAATNRSLEDEVKEGRFREDLFYRLSVVRLFLPALRERVEDIPLLVEHFLKHLDCNLDFDGERRLQSVQPEALAALMAYEWPGNVRELANAIERACSFAETDMLQLADLPDYIAGQRPRNVDSGPLDEDDQWSEIPAKAELKEQPFKEAKEQWISSFERDYIAELLSRHGGNISQAAREADIDRKYFRKLMTKYGIVADEII
- a CDS encoding serine/threonine-protein kinase — its product is MERPLLFGKYTLLERVSVGGMAEVFRAKPLGAPDPNRYFALKRILPHLAEDEDFIRMFIDEARLTVQLRHPNVVQNFELGKFQSSFYILMEFVAGQDLLALQKLVRRQNTILSVDMACHILHEIACGMDYVHRKTDENGNPLNIIHRDISPQNVLVSWDGQVKVIDFGIAKAASQSTRTQVGVLKGKFGYMSPDQVRGYDIDHRSDIFAMGTLFWELLTNQRLFRGESQIETMRLIRDPQIESPRLFNPGVPEQVEAIVMRALAADREDRYQWAGEMAADLKAYLTRQKPPYHRSQLTTWMRSAFVEEYDAEKQKREHFRRINTADDVRQLFSQSYGPGGNDGDVELEEATQIWDVDEAPDEGVDLDAFVANHTVVQAGGLELSDYEAWADAPDTIDETRDEVEARLDEVLSAEPTGRHTAASPRPALRAMFDAEATDVTGVANPQRALALIQNTGTRETPSLAAAAPESPPAGLDAGTRRRIIAAFVTVLAVALLGTAALYLMMRKPPEPVAPPAATLNVQAAPAQGVSVWIDGVERAQGSPAIITDLAPGTYAVELRHPDYEPLVQSIQIRAEEHAEIRADLAADVEVQLSWPQVEGLRVFVNTQEVSVRERSDALLGLPRGRHLVEALAPDHRPFSRFIHAELGVDNSVAIALEPSDRLLIAGESAHEVMLNERSYGPPPVVLTDLRPQQVYTLELGTFKSAIGFPELGLGRVESDAVHELPVRSPDDYGWLSVSTGEDWWGVFIDDINTGLVTPIEGDTRIPVAAGQRTLSFRRGDRQVDFNIEVRAGEGTGFRRDLRFEP
- the fni gene encoding type 2 isopentenyl-diphosphate Delta-isomerase → MSSPDISDRKRDHIELCADQDVEARIKTNLLDAVELFHDSLPELDVDALDLSVEFAGKRLNAPLLITGMTGGAPEAERINKELALVAQELGLAFGVGSQRAMAKNPELTATYQVRDIAPDICLLGNIGAVQAAEMSTAQAEDLVGAIGADALCVHLNPGQELIQPEGDRDFRGCIDAIARLVEELSVPIIAKETGCGLSPRTLDRLLKIGVSHVDTSGAGGTTWIGVEAMRAPTDQQSLGELYWDWGVPTAASIVYAKRRGMHVIGSGGLRSGYDAARAIALGADIAGMALPWLRACYNEGAPGARAFGARCLTALRTAMALTGSSNVDELRQAPKMIGPRLERWLAADPLR